The DNA sequence AGGCTGTCGGTGGGCTTCATTGTACTGTACTTGATCCCGATCTTTGACCTGACATGgttcatttgttgtgtttgaTGACTGCAAACCGTTTCTTGGTGATACCGAACCGCAAATAATGTGAAGCGCACATCTGACAACTCGCTTGTTCATTGAGCTGAGGGACAGCGACCTGATGAATTAAAAAGCTTGTAACATGACAACCCACATGGAGCTCTTTTATCTAACTCCGCCATGTTCCAAACACTGACGCATGGCATTCGAAATTTGTATCGACATTTTTTAGGACATTCACAAATAATAGaacaatgtttttgtggtttgccTGAGGATAGGGTGTTTGAGCTGATTGTTGGTACTGCCTGCTGGTCGAGGTCAGTATTAAAATGCATTcacaatatttttacatttttaatctttAGTTAAGAATTGTGTATGGCACAGACACaatcaaaagtccttaaaataaaaatgtataaaatacacCATTTCCATTATGGATATAGGTCGCTAGCTTTGTGAAGATATAGGTTGCTagctttttttatgtttgtttattttattgtttattgatcatataaaacacacaatacaataacaaattgacaaaagtgaaggcaagcaaaagttgtaaaaaggaagagaaaaatgtagtcagagtgtgtgtgtgtgtgtgagagagagagagagagagagagagagagagagagagaattaacCCTACAGCAATAGAtgctaaaatacaaaataaacccCAAAAGCAAACATGACAGACAGACACGTTTTATTTATTCCCGAGAGAGAAAATACTGACAGTCAGATGTTGAAATACAATTTAGCCCCAACGAGACAGACAGCGAGGAAGGAATATTAAGAAAGTATGAATCTAGTtagaaataataatcaaatgcgGAAGTTGGTGGTTTTACAAAGTATTAGTATCAAGAAAGTTTTATGTGCATTTTACCATATTTTATGGTACAAAACTAAAATGATGTTATGTTGTTTTCTGGATTTGGATAAGAATAAGAAACATACAGTGCTGTACAAtagaaaatatataataaatactgACTGGATACTTTATGCAGAAAGTAGTGGGATATATTATTTATACAAGAAAATGGGCGTATATGAGTCATATAAAACGACACAATTGGGCACATTGAAGCGGGTCCCATTATTTACTGGACGCCGATTGGCTCAAAACCCGTCGGAAGATCGCCTCAGAATGTGTAATGAATGATGGGGTGAAAGAGTCGGCGAGCGAGATATCGAGGGATGTTTAGTAGAATTCGGCAGTTGTTCACAATTAAGATTGCATCTAAACATGGCTCGTGAGTTGTACAGGCGCGCCCGTGTGCTACCAACGCGCAGCGTGTGAGACCAACCTAAAACATGTGagtctgctttttttcctcccttttatTTGGGTCTTCAGGCTGCGGTCCTGCAGACACATAAGCCGTGCAGTCAATGTAAATATTATTTAATTGCGATTAATGTTTGACGCGCGTCGATGCTAAAATGTTAAATTGGGTTTGATAACGACGTTTTCGTGTCTATCTTTCAACTtgaagacaagacaacattcccAGGTTGGAATTGGAATGAATTGCATTAATTGTAGCAGATGTTGAGTGTGTGACGCATGATGCACGTCCACCCACAACATTAATAGCATCCTGCATATCAAATTCATCATGAattatttgtgtgcattttccACTGCTCGTTGTCCTCCTTGTGTTACCGCGAGCATACGCAGCAACAGGTGAAAACACCCCCGTTGCTGTCTACAATGCGCACTGCATGTACAAACTTGTGTGCCCACCCTTGTGTTCGTGTGTAGAAGCTCCGAAGAAATGGGTGCTGGAGGCCAGCGGATAGAACCGGCGAGCAGCGGCGTTTTCACCTGGGAAGAAGTGCAGAGCCACTGCAGCAGGAATGACCAGTGGTTGGTGATTGATCGCAAAGTGTACAACGTCACAGAGTGGGCCAAGAGGCACCCTGGAGGCTTTCGGGTCATCCAGCATTATGCAGGAGAGGATGCGACGGTACTTGATGGTTCTTATTTATCTTCATGTTGGATTATGCACAACTCACTTTaatttttgggtttgttttggttcAAGGAAGCCTTTACTGCTTTTCATCCTGACAAGAAGTTTGTGCAACGCTTTCTGAAGCCGCTACTGATTGGAGAGTTGGCGGAAACGGAACTCAGCCAAGACAGGCAGAAAAATGTAAGAACTAGCTTTAAGAGTCTTAAAGGAGAACTGAACATTTATGCAAATGACACAGAGTGACAATGACTATGGTACTATCAAGAGATGTGCAAAAttggccccaaaaaaaagacaaagccaCTATGGAATTAGAATTCTGTTTAGGAAATTAATGGCAAGAAACTATTGTAATGTCTGCATAGTTGGATAGTGCTTTCCTGTGGAAGAGGTGGTGACTCGGATGTGGAGGGTCAGAGTGAAAACTCCCTTGCCTTGCCTTTGTTCTTGCAGCGTGCAAAGAGTATGTAGGGGGGTACGGCGGCCCTAACTGTTCATTGCACTCAGATTTTGTCCTTTGTAGCAGCACCAAATCAGACTGTGACGGATGGAGACAGGACTGAGTCAACCGTATTGAACGGCCTCAACAGCTGCTGTGGCCAGCTGCCACAGCAGTCGCAGGAAGTACTTCTTCAGTTTTGCCTTTTTGAAAATGACGTTGCAGTGCGTTTCCCATTTCAGGTCCTTCGAGAGTGTAATCACCAGGAAGTTGAAGGTTTTGACGGTTCACACAATTGGACAATGTGAAGGGCAGCTGTGGTGAAGGATGGTTCCTGAAGATCACGGTCATTTTCATACTGTTTGTTGATGCTCATCCCCATCCATGATTCTGTGCTTCCAGGCTGCAGTCATCCAGGACTTCCAGGCCTTACATGCACACGCAGAGGAACGGGGTCTGTTTCGGGCCCACTCTCTGTTTTTCTTGGCCCACCTGGCTCACATCCTGCTGATGGAGGTCCTGGCCTGGTTGCTCGTACGGCACGGGGGGACTGGTTGGATCCAGACGGTGCTCTGTACCATGTTGATGGCAACTGCCCAGGTAACGGGAACAATGTGACTGGTTGTCAAGTTATTATATGCatgtcaccaacctttttgaaaatgaGAGCTACATATTGGGTTCTGGTAAATTCAAAAGGCTACCAGTTACACACACTCGCCTGAAAGAacaattttgttgaatttatttggtTGTGAATCATCTGATCATTGTGGCGCCTGGTAGATTGTCTCCATGAACGGTGTGGTTTGGTCGCATGTTGCAATAATGATCTTGGAAACACTTTTTTCAGGTATTAAAAATGTACTATTACCGGTATTTTGTAATTTAGACCAATGCAGACAGATCTCACCAACGAGCTATTTTTACAGCAGGCCTGTGTGTCACTCATGTGGTCCCTGTGTGCTACTTAGTGCCAGCAGGCACCTTGTTGGTAACCCTTGTTAAGATGCAAAACATGAATCCTAAAAGCTACgactcttttgttttccttatAAGATCCAGGCCGGGTGGCTGCAGCATGATTTTGGTCACCTGTCTGTCTTCATGAAATCCTCATGGAATCATCTTGCACACAAATTTCTTATTGGACACTTGAAGGTAACAGAACATCTTTTTAATAACTAACCCGAAAGACGTTTTATGAAATAATTTAATCCGACCCACAGGGAGCTTCTGCTAACTGGTGGAATCATCGACATTTCCAGCATCACGCAAAGCCCAACGTCTTCAGTAAAGACCCCGATGTCAACATGTTGCGTATCTTTGTTGTCGGAGCCACTCAGCCTGTAGAAGCAAGTTGTACTTGCATCATCTCACCAACAACAACTAGCATGCCCCCTATCAGCCTAACTTAGCACTCCTCtcttttctcttctctttcaCAGTATGGCACGAAAAAGATCAAGCATATGCCCTATAACCATCAGCACCGCTACTTCTTCCTGGGTACCCTCCTTTTCACTCTTTTCTAAATGCGGTACAATATTTGTGAAGGTAATGTTTaacaacttgttttgttttagttggACCCCCGCTGCTAATTCCAGTTTATTTCCACCTTCAAATCATGCATGTGATGATCTCTCGACGTGACTGGGTGGTAAGGCGATACCTTCCCGTTTCCTTTCCTGTCTGCTCAATAGAGAACTTTGTCAACAGTtcggaatgctttttttttttacatttctagttttgttcctttttttggcCAACTTTAGTTCAATAGCATCCTAGTTATTTGGTTAATTTGCCTGTTAGCATGTTAATTAGCTCTTTGTCATATTTGGTTAGTTTGCACTTTTGCATGATATTTAGTTGGTTTGTTTGATACCATTTAGTGAGCCCATTAATGCTTTTGTTAACCCTCGAGACACTTATTTGCTGAATTTGCTCAATTCGCAAGCAACTCATTAGCTTGCTGTCAAGCTTGTTATGTGTAGGTCAAAGTTGGCTAATGAGCTCATTAACTCTTCAGCTCATGAGCATTAATAAACAAACTAACTTGCTCATGGGCATTTTATAAAATTTTGCCCCGCCGTCATCCGTCAGCGGGTTCCGGTTTGTCATCGTcagtcagtcattttttttcaagccaagcCAAATTATAAACGTCGGTCGGTTAAGTTATTTTAACCGCGCTTCCTTCATCGCTTCCGTTAGTAAATTTCACCGGTCCGTGAATCCATCATTCAATGTGATGAAAATGGTCATCGTGCGGTGcctccccaaacacacacacgtaactCACATGTATTTCACGTAATACTTATTTGTCAAGCTTTTGGACTAgtggctgcattttttttgggttcaTTTAAAGCATGCTAGTTCTCGCACTACTGTATATTTAGTGGTTTCATTTCCTATTAGGTTctagttttaaaatgttttttccgtCTTTTGCTATGTAATAATACATAATAAATtcccagtaaaaaaaatacgttCCGTTATcctaagatgtttttttcttctgaaggATATGACCTGGTGCTTGTCATACTACCTTCGCTACTTCAGTTGTTACATTCCACTTTATGGTATCCTGGGCACAGTGGCGCTCATCACCTTTGTCCGGTAAGTGATTTAGCACCTCAATAAGACTTCACACTTTTAAAGATAATCACCTCTTTGAGGTAAAGTTAATGTGCTGTGGCCGCTTGGTCGTGGTCTTAAATCCTGGAAGAATAACACTGTGGTTGAAAACTAATTCCTCAATTGCTCCCACATTTGAAGCAAATGATTTAGTGCTGACCAAACCACACTTTGCGACTATTAACTGACAACATTGCTTTATGCTGACTTATAAAAGTGCTCTTCTCATTGTCACTATTCGTCTTAAAACACACATTCATAAGCTTGTGTTGAGAACAAGTCCTTGAAACAACACACGCTCTCTGTAACAACTATTACAGTATATAGAAAATGAATACAACACTATTATAATTCGACCGACACCCTagcccaggcatgtccaaagtccggcccgggggccaaatccggcccgcggtcgaatttcatccggccctcggcccctgtcataaaatcagtgcagtctggcccgcaggttgggtgcaatggaacacgtgttgcattgact is a window from the Hippocampus zosterae strain Florida chromosome 3, ASM2543408v3, whole genome shotgun sequence genome containing:
- the fads2 gene encoding acyl-CoA 6-desaturase isoform X1, with translation MGERSFQTRSRGMQPEEAECRSSEEMGAGGQRIEPASSGVFTWEEVQSHCSRNDQWLVIDRKVYNVTEWAKRHPGGFRVIQHYAGEDATEAFTAFHPDKKFVQRFLKPLLIGELAETELSQDRQKNAAVIQDFQALHAHAEERGLFRAHSLFFLAHLAHILLMEVLAWLLVRHGGTGWIQTVLCTMLMATAQIQAGWLQHDFGHLSVFMKSSWNHLAHKFLIGHLKGASANWWNHRHFQHHAKPNVFSKDPDVNMLRIFVVGATQPVEYGTKKIKHMPYNHQHRYFFLVGPPLLIPVYFHLQIMHVMISRRDWVDMTWCLSYYLRYFSCYIPLYGILGTVALITFVRFLESHWFVWVTQMNHLPMDIDHEKHQDWLTMQLQATCNIEKSPFNDWFSGHLNFQIEHHLFPTMPRHNYHRVAPLVRALCDKHKIPYQVKTLGEGMIDVIRSLKTSGNLWLDAYLHK
- the fads2 gene encoding acyl-CoA 6-desaturase isoform X2, encoding MGAGGQRIEPASSGVFTWEEVQSHCSRNDQWLVIDRKVYNVTEWAKRHPGGFRVIQHYAGEDATEAFTAFHPDKKFVQRFLKPLLIGELAETELSQDRQKNAAVIQDFQALHAHAEERGLFRAHSLFFLAHLAHILLMEVLAWLLVRHGGTGWIQTVLCTMLMATAQIQAGWLQHDFGHLSVFMKSSWNHLAHKFLIGHLKGASANWWNHRHFQHHAKPNVFSKDPDVNMLRIFVVGATQPVEYGTKKIKHMPYNHQHRYFFLVGPPLLIPVYFHLQIMHVMISRRDWVDMTWCLSYYLRYFSCYIPLYGILGTVALITFVRFLESHWFVWVTQMNHLPMDIDHEKHQDWLTMQLQATCNIEKSPFNDWFSGHLNFQIEHHLFPTMPRHNYHRVAPLVRALCDKHKIPYQVKTLGEGMIDVIRSLKTSGNLWLDAYLHK